From one Excalfactoria chinensis isolate bCotChi1 chromosome 9, bCotChi1.hap2, whole genome shotgun sequence genomic stretch:
- the ETV5 gene encoding ETS translocation variant 5, with amino-acid sequence MDGFYDQQVPFMGPGKSCAEEGRGRLGSERKRKFLETDLAHDSEELFQDLSQLQEAWLAEAQVPDDEQFVPDFQSDNLVLHAPPPAKIKRELHSPSSELSACSHEQALCASYGDKCLYNCCAYDRKPPTGFKPLTPPATPVSPLQPGSSLPPPPAPGVQAAAHGGPAAPLRSTTPAPHLLQEQRQQTFAVPRPPHQPVHMPKMMSENQYPTEHRFQRQMSEPCHPFPPQPGVPGDSRPVYHRQLSEPVGPAAPHPAQGFKQEYHDPLYEHAGPSLPGPPGHGFQSPMGIKQEPRDYCIDSEVPNCQSSYVRGGLFPGSHDGFSYEKDTRLYFDDTCVVPERLEGKVKQEPTLYREGPPYQRRGSLQLWQFLVTLLDDPANAHFIAWTGRGMEFKLIEPEEVARRWGIQKNRPAMNYDKLSRSLRYYYEKGIMQKVAGERYVYKFVCDPDALFSMAYPDNQRPFLKAEPDCHVSEEDTLPLTHFEDSPAYLLEVEHCGSLPYAEGFAY; translated from the exons ATGGATGGCTTCTACGACCAGCAGGTCCCCTTTATGGGCCCTGGG AAATCCTGTGCCGAGGAGGGCCGAGGCCGGCTGGGCTCCgagaggaaaaggaagtttTTGGAGACCGACCTGGCCCACGACTCGGAAG AGCTCTTCCAGGATCtcagccagctgcaggaggcCTGGCTAGCTGAAG ctcaGGTCCCTGACGATGAACAATTTGTCCCAGATTTCCAGTCTGACAACC TGGTCCTGCATGCTCCACCTCCAGCCAAGATCAAGCGGGAGCTCCACAGCCCTTCCTCAGAGCTGTCAGCCTGCAGCCACGAGCAGGCTCTCTGTGCCAGCTACGGAGACAAGTGCCTCTATAATTGCTG TGCCTACGACAGGAAGCCCCCCACTGGGTTCAAGCCATTAACACCGCCCGCCACGCCGGTGTCCCCCTTGCAGCCGGGCTCATCCCTGCCACCGCCGCCGGCCCCAGGAGTGCAGGCAGCTGCCCATGGCGGCCCAGCTGCTCCACTGCGCAGCACCACGCCGGCACCAcacctgctgcaggagcagaggcagcaaaCCTTTGCCGTGCCGCGGCCGCCCCACCAGCCCGTGCACATGCCAAAGATGATGTCTGAAAACCAATACCCCACAGAGCACAG GTTCCAGAGGCAGATGTCTGAGCCCTGCCACCCCTTCCCACCGCAGCCTGGCGTTCCTGGGGACAGCCGCCCCGTCTACCACCGGCAGCTGTCAGAACCTGTtggccccgccgccccccacCCCGCTCAGGGATTCAAACAGGAGTACCACGACCCGCTCTATGAGCATGCCGGCCCCAGCCTGCCCGGCCCCCCTGGGCATGGCTTCCAGTCCCCCATGGGCATCAAGCAGGAGCCCCGGGACTACTGCATTGACTCAG AAGTGCCTAACTGCCAGTCCTCATACGTGAGAGGGGGCCTCTTCCCCGGCAGCCATGATG GATTTTCGTATGAAAAAGACACACGATTGTATTTTGATGACACGTGCGTGGTACCAGAGAGACTGGAGG GTAAGGTGAAGCAGGAGCCCACCCTGTACCGTGAGGGCCCTCCCTACCAGCGGCGCGGGTCGCTGCAGCTCTGGCAGTTCCTTGTCACACTCCTGGATGACCCCGCCAACGCGCACTTCATCGCCTGGACTGGCCGCGGCATGGAGTTCAAGCTGATCGAGCCCGAGGAG GTAGCACGGCGCTGGGGCATCCAGAAGAACCGGCCGGCCATGAACTATGACAAGCTGAGCCGCTCCCTGCGCTACTACTACGAGAAGGGCATCATGCAGAAG GTGGCCGGCGAGCGGTACGTCTACAAGTTCGTGTGTGACCCTGATGCCCTGTTCTCCATGGCGTACCCCGACAATCAGCGTCCCTTCCTGAAAGCAGAGCCCGACTGCCACGTGAGCGAGGAAGACACGCTGCCGCTGACGCACTTTGAGGACAGCCCTGCCTACTTGCTGGAGGTGGAGCACTGCGGCAGCCTGCCCTACGCCGAGGGCTTTGCCTACTGA